A single region of the Fenollaria sporofastidiosus genome encodes:
- the rapZ gene encoding RNase adapter RapZ — protein sequence MDIYVVTGMSGAGKSSLLNFMEDNGFYCIDNMPPVLLPKFFELIDSDNEDINKVAFGMDIRGKEFFNDMLTVIDGLEKKNLDFKLIFLDARDSELIKRFNERRRPHPLSKDGSLKDGIQKEREILKELKNKSDYIIDTSSMKSSDLKDKLYDILSNTITRKKLTIVVESFGFKYGILEEADLVFDVRFLPNPYYLDDLRPLSGLDDEIKEFLEKFDATEEFFKKLVDMLEFLLPNYIKEGKNQLTIGMGCTGGRHRSVYMAERLYEYLKEKKNLTVLKNRDMYKEARNV from the coding sequence TTACTGCATTGACAATATGCCTCCTGTTTTATTGCCAAAATTCTTTGAGCTAATAGACAGTGACAATGAAGACATAAACAAGGTTGCCTTCGGTATGGATATTAGAGGTAAGGAATTTTTTAACGATATGCTCACTGTGATAGATGGGCTTGAAAAAAAGAATTTAGATTTCAAACTAATATTCTTAGACGCGAGAGATAGTGAGCTTATTAAGCGTTTCAACGAAAGAAGAAGGCCGCATCCATTAAGCAAGGACGGCTCATTAAAAGACGGTATACAAAAGGAAAGAGAGATACTTAAGGAGCTTAAGAACAAGTCGGATTACATCATAGACACAAGCTCTATGAAGAGCAGCGACCTAAAGGATAAGCTCTACGATATACTTTCAAACACCATCACTAGAAAGAAGCTTACCATAGTAGTAGAGAGCTTTGGTTTTAAGTATGGCATCTTGGAGGAGGCAGACCTTGTATTCGATGTAAGGTTCCTACCAAATCCGTACTACCTTGACGATCTAAGACCACTATCAGGCTTAGATGATGAAATAAAAGAATTTTTAGAAAAATTTGACGCGACTGAAGAATTTTTTAAAAAGCTTGTGGACATGCTTGAGTTTTTGTTACCAAACTACATCAAGGAAGGCAAAAACCAGCTTACTATAGGCATGGGATGCACTGGAGGAAGGCACAGAAGTGTCTACATGGCTGAAAGGTTATATGAATATTTGAAAGAAAAGAAGAATCTTACTGTTTTAAAGAACAGGGATATGTATAAAGAGGCGCGCAATGTTTAA